Proteins from a genomic interval of Branchiostoma floridae strain S238N-H82 unplaced genomic scaffold, Bfl_VNyyK Sc7u5tJ_1189, whole genome shotgun sequence:
- the LOC118407287 gene encoding EF-hand calcium-binding domain-containing protein 5-like, protein MSQVQFAMVPSPPKGPSPSGSKAPTPLGEEHASPTLHALTMAKSFVRRWRRNHEQQVMGRIQGMREEKKRRLEESREEAQRLASKVPIDILTKDWLNDDKVTIDVRCYMVDKLLPTLILGVEKLLREVERRGLEHTEGVTRDFNPINYLAQYLMRNNPRYSNFAEASPYFRGMQEVSEQLKREVMSYQDTRLARVKAEARQKREEREMSERLRQLESTRRVESLKAQFHHWIRDEDGNVQLSLVQSALRSFKEIVAHLPEDIQAVSAFSKELEPTDETGKGLGQEAFINVSHWPIIELDEMDDALSLSEDELDLQVSEMTEATSVSQGTSVAPQVSDEGEKKDPEKETPAIAEVAEGEETAEKEGKVPEAAVEKGEKEGEKEGGEKEGEKETEEKAAEEEPKGEETAEKKEKDGQKEGEVQEEKAEEEKTEGDAKEEGKIEESKTEESKTEEEKAAAPMEEVKEEPAEEAGQEDAADKPEEKPEEQQEQVTTATDEKKKEEAAEEKNAEKKEEGMSEEQQKEASEEAETSQPEKEVSQDIPETEGPKEPAEVTAAAEARTEATETKREGEEETTVTVTTESEKPEVKEPETAVRDEATESPTKTRTGRVSVTFSSEPPQMLGNDLLPPMTPDLNRSSSQMTQMTGTSVFDENSLNLNQFVQLVETFLGDHPYHEAVDRLVGYIQSGYVETEEEKMSRLAKARRDAISARHKYLLDQLFEKWDNDGSGFLDLEEVQTILLKYKEGMEAAIIKKARASLKKKYRLHDNRMNRREFRTFIEDVVHQLPGDDNECFEAVMEYLRASVERSYTERIRGDARKKWLQLIKIAAETGGASMDPVYRAVFNALYKDQEAHGGNKKISAYIAMLERNDLQPSRGETLLRYVAVTPDDAPLMLGKAMYKDMKGISFASVESGKPIHVPRVMMHGNIHLWNPDRKDQEVDGSFMVVPLKDHRKRVFGMLGIDTMADPHDRSIFVTHEISFFQGIAKAFSVAFHYIDIRRKILRIAESAVHWIHRRSVNVKQIDVYMVEPGAKEHDFVLRKMMTTDKSGNSKLYEDPQRLERKDNLFRDYLFKSVTNSETVTADAYGERHTAFPLRDNDGRAVAVVDISIGELRELPHAEQREVTRMLKILQSAHKEVEKESAGAEKKRVLGSDPETILTHLSDIPHGAVSKHGSVPAQYLYNWAFVVISLVEHTSKSQDAGRPQAFSPPPGSSASTDTNATIDAALKAE, encoded by the exons ATGTCGCAGGTCCAGTTCGCCATGGTGCCCAGCCCCCCAAAGGGCCCCTCCCCCTCGGGCTCCAAAGCCCCCACCCCCCTGGGGGAGGAACACGCCTCCCCCACCCTCCATGCACTCACCATGGCCAAGAGCTTCGTGCGCAGATGGAGACGAAACCACGAAcagcag GTGATGGGGAGGATCCAGGGAATGAGGGAAGAAAAGAAGCGCAGGCTGGAGGAGTCCCGAGAGGAGGCCCAGCGACTGGCCAGCAAAGTCCCGATCGACATCCTGACAAAAGACTGGCTGAACGATGACAAGGTGACGATCGACGTGCGCTGCTACATGGTGGACAAACTCCTCCCCACCCTGATCCTGGGGGTGGAGAAACTTCTCCGggag GTGGAGCGCCGCGGGCTCGAGCACACGGAGGGTGTGACGCGGGACTTCAACCCCATCAACTACCTGGCCCAGTACCTCATGAGGAACAACCCGCGGTACAGCAACTTTGCCGAGGCCTCGCCGTACTTCCGAGGCATGCAGGAGGTCTCGGAACAGCTGAAGAGGGAGGTCATGTCCTATCAGGACACAAG GCTTGCGCGTGTGAAGGCCGAGGCCCGGCAGAAGCGGGAGGAGCGAGAGATGTCGGAGCGGCTGAGACAGCTGGAGTCCACGCGGCGCGTCGAGAGCCTGAAGGCTCAGTTCCACCACTGGATACGCGACGAGGACGGGAACGTGCAGCTCTCATTG GTTCAAAGTGCACTGAGATCCTTTAAGGAGATTGTCGCCCATCTTCCGGAGGACATACAGGCAG TGTCTGCCTTCAGTAAGGAGCTGGAGCCCACAGATGAGACAGGGAAGGGGCTGGGCCAGGAGGCCTTCATTAACGTGAGTCACT GGCCGATTATTGAGCTGGATGAGATGGACGATGCCCTGAGCCTGAGCGAggacgaacttgaccttcaagTGTCGGAGATGACGGAAGCAACGTCCGTTTCCCAGGGTACATCAGTCGCACCACAG GTTTCTGATGAAGGAGAAAAGAAAGACCCGGAGAAGGAGACTCCAGCCATCGCTGAGGTGgcagaaggagaagaaacagcTGAGAAGGAGGGGAAAGTACCAGAGGCAGCAGTGGAGAAGGGAGAGAAGGAAGGAGAGAAGGAAGGTGGAGAAAAGGAAGGGGAAAAGGAAACTGAGGAAAAGGCAGCAGAAGAGGAACCAAAAGGAGAAGAGACAgcagaaaagaaggaaaaagatgGACAAAAGGAGGGAGAGGTACAGGAGGAGAAAGCAGAAGAGGAGAAAACTGAAGGTGATGCCAAGGAGGAAGGAAAGATTGAAGAAAGCAAGACTGAAGAAAGTAAGACTGAAGAAGAGAAGGCTGCTGCACCTATGGAGGAGGTGAAGGAGGAGCCTGCTGAGGAGGCAGGTCAGGAGGATGCTGCTGACAAACCTGAGGAGAAACCAGAGGAACAGCAGGAGCAGGTAACCACGGCAACAGATGAGAAAAAGAAAGAGGAGGCAGCTGAAGAGAAAAATGCAGAGAAAAAGGAGGAGGGTATGTCCGAGGAGCAGCAGAAGGAGGCATCAGAAGAAGCTGAGACGTCTCAGCCTGAGAAGGAGGTGTCACAAGACATTCCGGAGACGGAGGGACCTAAGGAGCCTGCAGAAGTTACAGCAGCAGCAGAAGCTAGAACAGAAGCAACGGAAACAAAGAGGGAAGGAGAGGAAGAaactacagtaacagtaactacGGAGTCAGAGAAACCAGAGGTTAAGGAACCAGAAACAGCTGTCAGGGATGAAG CGACTGAGTCTCCTACCAAGACCCGGACCGGCAGAGTCAGCGTGACCTTCTCATCAGAACCACCTCAGATGCTGGGCAATG ACCTGCTCCCACccatgacccctgacctgaaCCGCAGCAGTTCCCAGATGACGCAGATGACCGGTACGAGTGTGTTTGACGAGAATTCCCTGAACCTGAACCAGTTCGTGCAGCTGGTGGAGACGTTTCTGGGCGACCACCCGTACCACGAGGCGGTGGACCGGCTGGTCGGCTACATCCAGTCTGGGTACGTGGAGACGGAGGAGGAGAAGATGTCACGGCTCgcaaag GCACGGAGAGACGCGATCTCGGCGCGGCACAAGTACCTCCTGGACCAGCTGTTTGAGAAGTGGGACAACGATGGGTCGGGTTTCCTGGATCTGGAGGAGGTGCAGACCATCCTGCTGAAATATAAGGAGGGGATGGAGGCGGCGATCATCAAGAAAG CGAGAGCCAGTCTGAAGAAGAAGTACCGTCTCCATGACAACCGGATGAACCGGCGCGAGTTCCGCACGTTTATCGAGGACGTGGTGCACCAGTTGCCGGGAGACGATAACGAATGCTTCGAGGCTGTGATGGAATATCTGCGTGCCAGCGTGGAG AGATCGTACACAGAGCGTATCCGTGGTGACGCCAGGAAGAAGTGGCTCCAGCTGATAAAGATCGCAGCGGAAACGGGCGGGGCCAGCATGGATCCTGTCTACAGGGCCGTCTTTAACGCACTCTATAAG GATCAGGAGGCGCACGGTGGGAATAAGAAGATCAGCGCATACATCGCCATGTTGGAGCGTAACGATCTCCAGCCGTCGCGGGGAGAGACGTTGCTGCGATACGTGGCCGTGACCCCGGACGATGCGCCCCTCATGCTGGGCAAGGCCATGTACAAGGACATGAAGGGCATCAG TTTTGCGTCAGTTGAGAGCGGGAAGCCGATCCACGTGCCCCGAGTCATGATGCACGGCAACATCCACCTCTGGAACCCTGATCGCAAGGACCAG gaGGTGGATGGCTCGTTCATGGTAGTCCCGCTGAAGGACCACCGGAAGAGGGTGTTCGGGATGCTGGGGATCGACACGATGGCCGACCCGCACGACAGGAGCATCTTCGTCACTCATGAGATCAGCTTCTTCCAG GGTATTGCGAAGGCGTTCAGCGTGGCGTTCCACTACATTGACATCCGGCGGAAGATCCTTCGTATTGCAGAGAGCGCTGTCCACTGGATCCACCGGCGCAGCGTCAATGTGAAACAGATAGACGTCTACATGGTGGAGCCGGGGGCAAAG GAGCACGACTTTGTCCTGCGTAAGATGATGACGACCGACAAGAGCGGGAACTCCAAACTGTACGAGGATCCGCAGAGGCTGGAGAGGAAGGACAACCTGTTCAG AGACTACCTGTTCAAGAGCGTGACCAACTCTGAGACGGTGACGGCCGACGCGTACGGCGAGCGCCACACGGCGTTCCCTCTCCGTGACAACGACGGGCGGGCGGTGGCTGTGGTGGACATCAGTATCGGGGAGCTGCGGGAGCTTCCCCACGCCGAGCAGCGGGAGGTCACGAGGATGCTGAAGATTCTCCAATCTGCTCACAAGGAGGTGGAGAAGGAGTCAGCCGGCGCGGAGAAGAAGAGAGTCTTGG GATCTGACCCGGAGACCATCCTCACACATCTCAGCG ACATCCCTCATGGAGCTGTATCGAAGCACGGATCGGTCCCAGCACAGTACCTGTACAACTGGGCATTTGTGGTAATCTCTCTGGTGGAACACACATCCAAGTCTCAGGACGCCGGCCGGCCACAGGCCTTCTCTCCGCCACCGGGCAGCTCCGCCAGTACCGACACCAACGCTACAATAGACGCAGCGCTAAAGGCAGAGTAA